A genomic region of Elaeis guineensis isolate ETL-2024a chromosome 9, EG11, whole genome shotgun sequence contains the following coding sequences:
- the LOC105051343 gene encoding adenine/guanine permease AZG2, with protein MGGSPCTTVSASCRRAESALNRAVAESPTGRYFKLDARKTSFTKELRAGLSTFLTMAYIISVNAAILTDSGGPCTVHDCTPHHPHLPAANRTLPGPECKFQSNPGYLQCLSRTRSDLVVATVAIAIIGSLSMGSFANLPFALAPGMGSNAYFAYNMVGFHGSGPVPYGTALAAIMLEGGIFLALSVLGLRSKLARIIPRNIRLASAAGIGFFLAFTGLQGSQGVGLIGPSSSTLVKITACARTDPTTGECLGGTLQSPTFWLGALGFVIAAICLANDVKGSMIYGIVFVTLVSWIRGTSVTIFPDSPIGNANYEYFKKVVDFHLIKSTAGKISFSGFNRSEVWIAVITLLYVDVLDTTGSMYSMAQYGGFVDDNGRFEGEYRAFIVDASSTIVGSALGTTTVTTFLESTAGLREGGRTGITAITVGVFFFLSLFFTPLFTNVPPWAVGPSLVLVGVLMSKMVMDIEWSKMKEAVPAFLTMMLIPLTYSIANGIIAGLAVYLILHLYDYVVEGWKWVMKMRKMMNEAQNQVSAASAEVPSTAV; from the coding sequence atgggaggGAGCCCATGCACCACCGTATCGGCCTCGTGCCGGCGAGCGGAGTCGGCGCTTAACAGGGCAGTCGCCGAGAGCCCCACCGGCCGGTATTTCAAGCTCGACGCCCGAAAGACCTCCTTCACCAAGGAGCTCCGCGCCGGACTCTCCACCTTCCTCACCATGGCCTACATCATCTCCGTCAACGCCGCCATCCTCACCGACTCCGGTGGCCCATGCACCGTCCACGACTGCACCCCCCACCACCCCCACCTCCCCGCGGCCAACCGCACCCTCCCCGGCCCCGAGTGCAAGTTCCAATCCAATCCCGGCTACCTGCAATGCCTCTCGCGCACCCGCAGCGACCTCGTCGTCGCCACCGTCGCTATCGCCATCATCGGCTCCCTTTCCATGGGCTCCTTCGCCAACCTCCCCTTCGCGTTGGCCCCCGGCATGGGCTCCAACGCCTACTTCGCCTACAACATGGTCGGCTTCCACGGCTCCGGCCCCGTCCCCTACGGCACCGCCCTCGCCGCCATCATGCTCGAAGGCGGCATCTTCCTCGCCCTCTCCGTCCTCGGCCTTCGATCCAAATTGGCCCGCATCATCCCCCGCAACATCCGCCTCGCTTCCGCCGCCGGCATTGGCTTCTTCCTCGCCTTCACCGGCCTCCAAGGCAGCCAGGGCGTCGGCCTCATCGGACCGAGCTCGTCGACATTGGTCAAGATAACAGCGTGCGCCAGGACCGATCCGACGACCGGCGAGTGCCTCGGTGGGACCTTGCAGAGCCCCACGTTCTGGCTCGGCGCCCTCGGGTTCGTCATCGCCGCCATCTGCCTCGCGAACGACGTCAAGGGCAGCATGATCTATGGGATAGTGTTTGTGACCTTGGTGTCTTGGATTAGAGGCACCAGTGTAACAATTTTCCCTGACAGCCCCATAGGGAACGCTAACTATGAGTACTTCAAGAAGGTGGTCGACTTCCATTTGATAAAAAGCACCGCTGGAAAGATAAGCTTCAGTGGATTCAACAGGAGCGAGGTCTGGATCGCAGTGATTACACTCCTTTACGTCGACGTCCTCGACACCACCGGATCGATGTACTCGATGGCGCAGTACGGTGGGTTCGTGGACGACAACGGGCGTTTCGAGGGGGAATACCGTGCGTTCATCGTGGATGCGAGCTCGACGATCGTTGGGTCGGCGCTCGGGACCACGACAGTGACGACGTTCCTCGAGTCGACCGCCGGACTGAGGGAAGGAGGCCGGACGGGGATCACGGCGATCACCGTCGgtgttttcttctttctctcgCTCTTCTTCACACCATTGTTTACCAATGTTCCACCTTGGGCTGTTGGACCGTCGCTGGTGCTGGTCGGAGTCTTGATGTCGAAGATGGTGATGGATATCGAGTGGTCGAAGATGAAGGAGGCCGTGCCGGCATTCCTGACTATGATGTTGATTCCACTCACCTACTCCATAGCTAACGGGATTATTGCAGGGTTGGCAGTGTATTTAATCCTCCATTTGTATGATTATGTGGTGGAGGGATGGAAGTGGGTGATGAAGATGAGGAAGATGATGAATGAggctcaaaatcaggtctctgcagcTAGTGCAGAGGTTCCATCCACAGCTGTTTGA